In Poecile atricapillus isolate bPoeAtr1 chromosome W, bPoeAtr1.hap1, whole genome shotgun sequence, one DNA window encodes the following:
- the LOC131591692 gene encoding interferon regulatory factor 5-like isoform X2, giving the protein MDPPRRVRLKPWLVAQVSSRRFPGLHWLDPERRRFVIPWGHATRNPPGPQDHDTIFKAWAQETGRFRAGDPPDPPRWKATLRCALNKSREFRLLLDGPRGSPARPFRVYELCEEPPGAADGGDEDDNGCSGEEDVSQLNMTSLSIDDTQHGGDLLPPYSWAKEEPPFASCCPPGGPFGPPPPALLQGEAGGTHGVPELLPGPLAETPLGPPGPPSTCPVAPTEQLIPDLLVSPHMLPLTDLELKFQYRGRQVCALTVSNPHGCRLFHSSLEPTREQEELFGPLTLEQVPFPAPDAIPNEKQRFYTHQLLDVLDRGLILELQGQDLFALRLCQCKVFWTGPCAAPRPGPNPIQRERRTKLFSLEGFLNGLIQFQKGQTPTPPPFEIFLCFGEEWPDQKPKEKKLITVQVVPVAARLLLEMFSGELSWSADSIPLHISHPDLKDRMVEQFKELHQLWQSHQRLPPAQPLPGPSTGPWALPAGPLPH; this is encoded by the exons atGGACCCCCCCCGGCGGGTGCGCCTCAAGCCCTGGCTGGTGGCCCAGGTCAGCAGCCGCCGCTTCCCGGGGCTCCACTGGCTCGACCCCGAGCGCCGCCGCTTCGTCATCCCCTGGGGACACGCCACCAggaaccccccgggaccccaggACCACGACACCATCTTCAag GCGTGGGCGCAGGAGACGGGCCGGTTCCGGGCCGGGgaccccccggaccccccccgcTGGAAGGCCACCCTGCGCTGCGCCCTCAACAAGAGCCGCGAGTTCCGGCTGCTGCTGGACGGGCCCCGCGGGTCCCCGGCCCGGCCCTTCCGCGTCTACGAGCTCTGCGAGGAGCCCCCCGGGGCCGCAG ATGGGGGGGACGAGGATGACAATGGCTGCAGCGGGGAGGAAGATGTCAGCCAG CTCAACATGACATCCCTGAGCATCGATG aCACGCAGCACGGGGGGGACCTGCTGCCCCCCTACTCCTGGGCCAAGGAGGAGCCCCCCTTTGCCAGCTGCTGCCCCCCGGGGGGCCCCTTCGGGCCTCCCCCCCCGGCGCTGCTCCAGGGGGAGGCGGGGGGCACCCACGGGGTCCCTGAGCTGCTCCCGGGCCCCCTCGCTGAGACCCCCCTGGGCCCCCCGGGGCCCCCGTCCACCTGCCCGGTGGCACCGACGGAGCAGCTGATCCCGGACCTGCTCGTCAGCCCCCACATGCTGCCAC TGACTGACCTGGAGCTGAAGTTCCAGTACCGGGGCCGCCAGGTCTGTGCCCTGACCGTCAGCAACCCCCACGGCTGCCGGCTGTtccacagcagcctggagcccacgcgggagcaggaggagctctTCGGGCCCCTGACGCTGGAGCAGgtgcccttccctgctcccgACGCCATTCCCAACGAGAAGCAGCGCTTCTACACCCACCAGCTGCTGGACGTGCTGGACCGAGGGCTCATCCTGGAGCTCCAGGGCCAGGATCTCTTCGCCCTCCGGCTCTGCCAGTGCAAGGTCTTCTGGACGGGGCCCTGTGCCGctccccggcccggccccaaCCCCAtccagagggagaggaggacCAAGCTCTTCAGCCTCGAGGGCTTCCTCAACG GCCTCATCCAGTTCCAGAAGGGGCAGACCCCCACCCCGCCCCCCTTTGAGATCTTCCTCTGCTTCGGCGAGGAGTGGCCGGACCAGAAGCCCAAGGAGAAGAAGCTGATCACGGTGCAG GTGGTGCCGGTGGCGGCgcggctgctgctggagatgttCTCCGGGGAGCTCTCCTGGTCGGCCGACAGCATCCCGCTGCACATCTCGCACCCCGACCTCAAGGACAGGATGGTGGAGCAGTTCAAGGAGCTGCACCAGCTCTGGCAGAGCCACCAGAGGCTGCCGCCGGcgcagcccctgcccggcccctcCACGGGGCCCTGGGCGCTGCCAGCCGGGCCCCTGCCccactga
- the LOC131591545 gene encoding formin-like protein 1: MAPGAPRRTPGPPGPPRAPPVPPPRPGRKNRRSSEWTIQRRLREFFAIPRCLVSVFSLFLVELIRFLGEAVVQDFIPNPGVGGRCPDSHRRPCPEALPGSSVSQPPAAAAALPAEGAGRRAGPDGSCAGRGGPGVLPAGRAAPRRPAGGDPPAPRPAGRPWRRRRVRAGCGWPDKIRQKNCWELWKSGAGCGPGGSGGTVVSTCVRAGDSTRCAGGVWMF, from the exons ATGGCGCCGGGCGCGCCCCGCCGCACGCCGGGACCCCCCGgtcccccccgcgcccccccggtgcccccgccccgccccgggaGGAAGAACCGAAGGAG CTCCGAGTGGACGATCCAGCGGAGGCTGCGGGAATTCTTTGCCATCCCGCGGTGCCTGGTCAGCGTGTTCAGCCTCTTCCTGGTGGAGCTGATCCGCTTCCTCGGCGAGGCCGTGGTCCAG GAtttcatcccaaatccaggcGTTGGTGGTCGGTGTCCTGACAGCCATCGGCGACCATGTCCTGAAGCCCTTCCTGGCAGCAGCGTTTCACAGCCTCCTGCAGCcgctgctgctcttcctgctgaAGGTGCTGGGCGGCGTGCGGGACCTGACGGATCCTGTGCTGGACGTGGTGGCCCGGgtgtgctcccagctggccGTGCTGCTCCGCGCCGTCCGGCTGGTGGAGATCCGCCTGCGCCCCGACCTGCGGGCCGGCCCTGGCGACGGCGGCGGGTGAGGGCAGGCTGTGGGTGGCCAGATAAGATAAGGCAGAAGAATTGCTGGGAATTGTGGAAGAGTGGGGCTGGTTGTGGCCCAGGAGGCTCCGGAGGCACCGTTGTCTCCACGTGTGTCCGGGCAGGGGACAGCACACGGTGTGCTGGGGGGGTTTGGATGTTCTAG
- the LOC131591692 gene encoding interferon regulatory factor 5-like isoform X1, whose product MSLHVSPSPVCPLSLSSPCPPSCVAQVPCSLSPPSSPHPSFPVSHSRPCPSCPPCPLPFPFPEATAASAFGVRVTPPNTHGGDGARGGLPHPPGPESGTGAPHGPSGGSRFLFPGRGRPAGSPGARWCPQAMDPPRRVRLKPWLVAQVSSRRFPGLHWLDPERRRFVIPWGHATRNPPGPQDHDTIFKAWAQETGRFRAGDPPDPPRWKATLRCALNKSREFRLLLDGPRGSPARPFRVYELCEEPPGAADGGDEDDNGCSGEEDVSQLNMTSLSIDDTQHGGDLLPPYSWAKEEPPFASCCPPGGPFGPPPPALLQGEAGGTHGVPELLPGPLAETPLGPPGPPSTCPVAPTEQLIPDLLVSPHMLPLTDLELKFQYRGRQVCALTVSNPHGCRLFHSSLEPTREQEELFGPLTLEQVPFPAPDAIPNEKQRFYTHQLLDVLDRGLILELQGQDLFALRLCQCKVFWTGPCAAPRPGPNPIQRERRTKLFSLEGFLNGLIQFQKGQTPTPPPFEIFLCFGEEWPDQKPKEKKLITVQVVPVAARLLLEMFSGELSWSADSIPLHISHPDLKDRMVEQFKELHQLWQSHQRLPPAQPLPGPSTGPWALPAGPLPH is encoded by the exons ATGTCGCTACATGTGTCCCCatcccccgtgtgtcccctgtccttgTCCAGTCCGTGTCCCCCGTCCTGTGTCGCTCAGgtcccctgttccctgtcccccccGTCCTCCCCACATCCCTCATTCCCCGTGTCCCACTCTCGCCCCTGTCCCtcgtgtcccccgtgtcccctcccctttcctttccctgaagCCACCGCAGCTTCTGCTTTCGGGGTGCGGGTGACGCCCCCCAACACCCACGGGGGAGACGGAGCTCGGGGGGGCCTCCCCCACCCTCCCGGCCCTGAAAGCGGAACCGGGGCCCCGCACGGCCCCTCTGGGGGGTCCCGGTTCCTCTTTCCGGGCCGAGGGCGGCCCGCGGGGTCACCGGGTGCCCgctggtgtccccaggccatGGACCCCCCCCGGCGGGTGCGCCTCAAGCCCTGGCTGGTGGCCCAGGTCAGCAGCCGCCGCTTCCCGGGGCTCCACTGGCTCGACCCCGAGCGCCGCCGCTTCGTCATCCCCTGGGGACACGCCACCAggaaccccccgggaccccaggACCACGACACCATCTTCAag GCGTGGGCGCAGGAGACGGGCCGGTTCCGGGCCGGGgaccccccggaccccccccgcTGGAAGGCCACCCTGCGCTGCGCCCTCAACAAGAGCCGCGAGTTCCGGCTGCTGCTGGACGGGCCCCGCGGGTCCCCGGCCCGGCCCTTCCGCGTCTACGAGCTCTGCGAGGAGCCCCCCGGGGCCGCAG ATGGGGGGGACGAGGATGACAATGGCTGCAGCGGGGAGGAAGATGTCAGCCAG CTCAACATGACATCCCTGAGCATCGATG aCACGCAGCACGGGGGGGACCTGCTGCCCCCCTACTCCTGGGCCAAGGAGGAGCCCCCCTTTGCCAGCTGCTGCCCCCCGGGGGGCCCCTTCGGGCCTCCCCCCCCGGCGCTGCTCCAGGGGGAGGCGGGGGGCACCCACGGGGTCCCTGAGCTGCTCCCGGGCCCCCTCGCTGAGACCCCCCTGGGCCCCCCGGGGCCCCCGTCCACCTGCCCGGTGGCACCGACGGAGCAGCTGATCCCGGACCTGCTCGTCAGCCCCCACATGCTGCCAC TGACTGACCTGGAGCTGAAGTTCCAGTACCGGGGCCGCCAGGTCTGTGCCCTGACCGTCAGCAACCCCCACGGCTGCCGGCTGTtccacagcagcctggagcccacgcgggagcaggaggagctctTCGGGCCCCTGACGCTGGAGCAGgtgcccttccctgctcccgACGCCATTCCCAACGAGAAGCAGCGCTTCTACACCCACCAGCTGCTGGACGTGCTGGACCGAGGGCTCATCCTGGAGCTCCAGGGCCAGGATCTCTTCGCCCTCCGGCTCTGCCAGTGCAAGGTCTTCTGGACGGGGCCCTGTGCCGctccccggcccggccccaaCCCCAtccagagggagaggaggacCAAGCTCTTCAGCCTCGAGGGCTTCCTCAACG GCCTCATCCAGTTCCAGAAGGGGCAGACCCCCACCCCGCCCCCCTTTGAGATCTTCCTCTGCTTCGGCGAGGAGTGGCCGGACCAGAAGCCCAAGGAGAAGAAGCTGATCACGGTGCAG GTGGTGCCGGTGGCGGCgcggctgctgctggagatgttCTCCGGGGAGCTCTCCTGGTCGGCCGACAGCATCCCGCTGCACATCTCGCACCCCGACCTCAAGGACAGGATGGTGGAGCAGTTCAAGGAGCTGCACCAGCTCTGGCAGAGCCACCAGAGGCTGCCGCCGGcgcagcccctgcccggcccctcCACGGGGCCCTGGGCGCTGCCAGCCGGGCCCCTGCCccactga